In Janibacter sp. CX7, a single genomic region encodes these proteins:
- a CDS encoding TIGR01777 family oxidoreductase, which produces MSTRRQRVAITGASGLIGGALSSSLRADGHEVVHLVRREAKGDHERPWDPDRRVLDPAVLADVDTVVHLAGAGVGDRRWTPTYKMLIRTSRVHGTDLVARTVAAGAGPTRLVTASAVGFYGDRGDEVLTEASAPGRTYLAGVVRDWEAAAAPAVAAGVPVAHARTGIVLAAHGGALAPMLLVGRLGIGGPLGSGRQWLPWVSLEDVVGVYTRLVEDPTLEGPVNLTAPHPVRQRELARGIGRRLHRPAVVPTPAVAMRLAIGEFAGEALASTRVLPQRLDAAGFEHRHPHLDDALDDLLSPRPTR; this is translated from the coding sequence ATGAGCACACGAAGACAGCGCGTCGCCATCACGGGAGCATCCGGACTGATCGGCGGCGCGCTGTCGTCGTCCCTGCGTGCGGACGGTCACGAGGTGGTCCACCTCGTGCGACGTGAGGCGAAGGGGGACCACGAGCGCCCCTGGGACCCGGACCGTCGGGTCCTGGACCCGGCAGTGCTCGCCGACGTCGACACCGTCGTGCACCTCGCAGGCGCCGGGGTCGGCGACCGGCGCTGGACCCCGACCTACAAGATGCTCATCCGCACCTCGCGGGTGCACGGCACGGACCTCGTCGCGAGGACGGTGGCGGCCGGGGCCGGCCCGACACGACTCGTCACGGCATCCGCCGTCGGCTTCTACGGCGACCGCGGCGACGAGGTGCTCACGGAGGCGTCCGCTCCCGGGCGCACCTACCTCGCCGGCGTGGTCCGCGACTGGGAGGCCGCCGCGGCTCCCGCCGTCGCTGCGGGTGTCCCCGTGGCCCACGCGCGCACCGGCATCGTCCTTGCCGCCCACGGTGGCGCCCTGGCCCCGATGCTGCTCGTCGGCCGTCTCGGCATCGGCGGCCCGCTCGGCTCGGGACGGCAGTGGCTGCCATGGGTCTCCCTCGAGGACGTCGTGGGCGTCTACACCCGGCTCGTCGAGGACCCGACCCTCGAAGGGCCGGTCAACCTCACCGCGCCCCACCCGGTGCGGCAGCGCGAGCTCGCTCGAGGCATCGGGCGGCGGCTGCACCGCCCCGCGGTGGTACCGACGCCCGCGGTCGCGATGCGGCTGGCGATCGGCGAGTTCGCCGGCGAGGCGCTCGCCTCGACCCGGGTGCTCCCCCAGCGGCTCGACGCAGCCGGCTTCGAGCACCGGCACCCCCATCTCGACGACGCCCTCGACGACCTGCTCAGCCCGCGTCCGACGCGGTGA
- the sucB gene encoding 2-oxoglutarate dehydrogenase, E2 component, dihydrolipoamide succinyltransferase, with amino-acid sequence MSERVAMPALGESVTEGTVTRWLKNVGDTVEVDEPLLEVSTDKVDTEIPSPVAGTIQEILVEEDETVEVGADLAVIGDGDAPAASDSGDDSAQEEAPAEEPAAEEPAAEEAPAAESEEAPAAETPAEAPAAESSSSDSGDGTTVAMPALGESVTEGTVSRWLKAEGDTVEVDEPLLEVSTDKVDTEIPSPVAGTLTKILVQEDETVEVGADLAIVGGSGGGAAAPAEEPKAEEPKQEAPKEEPKAEEPKQEAPKEEPKAEEPKQEAPKEEPKAEAPKEEPKQEAPKAEAPKAEAPKAEAPAASGGDAAAYVTPLVRKLAADNGIDLSQVQGTGIGGRIRKQDVLDAAKAKNQPQEAAAPAAAAPAAAPAAAAPAGVPAGLESNVPQSKRGTREKMTRLRKVIAQRMVESLQVSAQLTTVVEVDMTKVARVRDAAKADFANREGTKLSFLPFIALATAEALKAHPGINASVEGEEIVYHGQENLSIAVDTERGLLTPVVKNAGDLNVAGLARAIADVADRTRNNKITPDDLSGGTFTITNTGSRGALFDTPILNQPQVAMLGTGAIVRRPVVITTDDGGETLAIRSMMYLALSYDHRVVDGADAARFLGTVKARLEEGRFEA; translated from the coding sequence ATGTCTGAGCGGGTTGCCATGCCGGCACTGGGTGAGTCCGTGACCGAGGGCACCGTGACGCGATGGCTCAAGAACGTGGGCGACACGGTCGAGGTCGACGAGCCGCTGCTCGAGGTCTCGACCGACAAGGTCGACACCGAGATCCCGTCGCCTGTCGCGGGCACGATCCAGGAGATCCTCGTCGAGGAGGACGAGACCGTCGAGGTCGGAGCCGACCTCGCCGTCATCGGGGACGGCGACGCCCCTGCGGCCTCCGACTCCGGCGACGACTCCGCGCAGGAGGAGGCTCCCGCCGAGGAGCCTGCCGCCGAGGAGCCGGCTGCCGAGGAGGCCCCGGCAGCGGAGTCTGAGGAGGCTCCCGCCGCCGAGACCCCGGCCGAGGCCCCCGCGGCCGAGAGCTCGTCGAGCGACTCCGGCGACGGTACGACCGTGGCCATGCCGGCCCTGGGCGAGTCCGTCACCGAGGGCACCGTCTCCCGCTGGCTGAAGGCCGAGGGCGACACCGTCGAGGTCGACGAGCCGCTGCTCGAGGTCTCGACCGACAAGGTCGACACCGAGATCCCCTCCCCCGTCGCGGGCACGCTGACCAAGATCCTCGTCCAGGAGGACGAGACGGTCGAGGTCGGCGCCGATCTGGCGATCGTCGGTGGCTCCGGTGGCGGCGCCGCCGCGCCCGCCGAGGAGCCCAAGGCCGAGGAGCCGAAGCAGGAGGCCCCCAAGGAGGAGCCGAAGGCCGAGGAGCCCAAGCAGGAGGCCCCCAAGGAGGAGCCGAAGGCCGAGGAGCCCAAGCAGGAGGCTCCGAAGGAGGAGCCCAAGGCGGAGGCACCCAAGGAGGAGCCGAAGCAGGAGGCCCCCAAGGCCGAGGCCCCGAAGGCGGAGGCCCCCAAGGCGGAGGCTCCGGCTGCGTCCGGTGGCGACGCCGCCGCCTACGTCACGCCTCTCGTGCGCAAGCTCGCCGCCGACAACGGCATCGACCTCTCGCAGGTCCAGGGCACCGGCATCGGTGGTCGGATCCGCAAGCAGGACGTGCTCGACGCCGCCAAGGCGAAGAACCAGCCGCAGGAGGCTGCCGCCCCGGCCGCCGCCGCTCCGGCTGCTGCTCCCGCTGCGGCTGCCCCCGCGGGCGTCCCGGCCGGTCTGGAGTCCAATGTCCCGCAGTCCAAGCGCGGCACCCGCGAGAAGATGACCCGCCTGCGCAAGGTCATCGCCCAGCGGATGGTCGAGTCGCTGCAGGTCTCCGCCCAGCTGACGACGGTCGTCGAGGTCGACATGACCAAGGTGGCCCGCGTCCGCGACGCCGCCAAGGCCGACTTCGCCAACCGCGAGGGCACGAAGCTGTCCTTCCTGCCCTTCATCGCCCTGGCCACCGCCGAGGCGCTCAAGGCGCACCCGGGCATCAACGCCAGCGTCGAGGGCGAGGAGATCGTCTACCACGGTCAGGAGAACCTCTCGATCGCGGTCGACACCGAGCGCGGCCTGCTCACGCCGGTCGTCAAGAACGCCGGTGACCTCAACGTCGCCGGTCTCGCCCGGGCGATCGCCGACGTCGCCGACCGCACTCGCAACAACAAGATCACGCCGGACGACCTGTCGGGCGGGACCTTCACCATCACCAACACCGGCAGCCGGGGTGCGCTCTTCGACACCCCGATCCTCAACCAGCCGCAGGTCGCGATGCTCGGCACCGGCGCCATCGTGCGCCGTCCCGTCGTCATCACGACCGACGACGGCGGCGAGACGCTGGCGATCCGGTCGATGATGTACCTCGCGCTCAGCTACGACCACCGCGTGGTCGACGGCGCCGACGCGGCCCGCTTCCTCGGGACCGTCAAGGCCCGTCTGGAGGAAGGCCGCTTCGAGGCCTGA
- the lpdA gene encoding dihydrolipoyl dehydrogenase: MADPATSTPFDLVVLGAGSGGYACALRAAQLGMKVALVEEDKIGGTCLHRGCIPTKALLHAAELADGARAGAAHGVLTSFEGIDTTALHARKDKVIGQLHKGLTGLIGQAGIEVVSGRGRLVDAGTVEVEGEGGTTRVSAKTVVLATGSYARTIPGVELGPRVMTSDQAMNLETIPQRVAVLGGGVIGVEFASMLRSFGAEVTVVEALDRIVAAEEPSISKHLTREFKKRGITSRTATRVASVEADEQRAVVHLEGGDQLEVDLVLVAVGRGPRSEGLGFEEAGVAVDRGFVPTDERLRTNVEGVRAVGDLVPGLQLAHRGFAHGIFVAEDLAGLDPRPVDDVTIPKVTYCDPEIASVGLSTDAAKGAGHDVEVVTYPLGGNGRSIIRGTTGSVTLVREKDGPVLGVHMVGLGVSELISEAQLVVGWEAHPEDVAPLVHAHPSQGEALGEAAMLAAGRPLHAHA; the protein is encoded by the coding sequence GTGGCAGACCCCGCGACCTCGACCCCCTTCGACCTCGTCGTCCTCGGAGCCGGCAGCGGCGGATATGCCTGCGCGCTGCGGGCAGCGCAGCTGGGCATGAAGGTCGCGCTCGTCGAGGAGGACAAGATCGGCGGGACCTGCCTGCACCGCGGGTGCATCCCGACCAAGGCGCTCCTCCACGCGGCCGAGCTCGCCGACGGCGCGCGGGCCGGTGCCGCCCACGGGGTGCTCACGAGCTTCGAGGGCATCGACACCACGGCCCTGCACGCCCGCAAGGACAAGGTCATCGGGCAGCTCCACAAGGGCCTGACCGGCCTCATCGGCCAGGCGGGCATCGAGGTCGTCAGCGGCCGCGGTCGCCTTGTCGACGCCGGCACCGTCGAGGTCGAGGGCGAAGGGGGCACCACCCGCGTCAGCGCGAAGACCGTTGTGCTGGCGACGGGTTCGTACGCGCGCACCATCCCCGGCGTCGAGCTCGGGCCGCGCGTCATGACGAGCGACCAGGCGATGAACCTCGAGACGATCCCGCAGCGGGTCGCGGTCCTCGGCGGCGGCGTCATCGGCGTCGAGTTCGCCTCGATGCTGCGCAGCTTCGGCGCCGAGGTGACGGTCGTCGAGGCGCTCGACCGGATCGTCGCGGCCGAGGAGCCGTCGATCTCCAAGCACCTGACGCGCGAGTTCAAGAAGCGCGGCATCACCTCACGCACCGCCACCCGGGTCGCCTCCGTCGAGGCCGACGAGCAGCGCGCCGTCGTGCACCTCGAGGGCGGCGACCAGCTCGAGGTCGACCTCGTGCTCGTCGCCGTCGGGCGCGGTCCGCGCAGCGAGGGTCTCGGCTTCGAGGAGGCGGGTGTCGCCGTCGACCGCGGGTTCGTCCCGACCGACGAGCGGCTGCGCACGAATGTCGAGGGCGTGCGCGCGGTCGGTGACCTCGTGCCCGGCCTCCAGCTGGCCCACCGCGGCTTCGCCCACGGGATCTTCGTCGCCGAGGACCTCGCCGGGCTCGACCCGCGACCGGTCGACGACGTGACGATCCCCAAGGTCACCTACTGCGACCCCGAGATCGCCTCCGTCGGGCTGTCGACGGATGCGGCGAAGGGGGCCGGTCACGACGTCGAGGTCGTCACCTATCCCTTGGGCGGCAACGGCCGCAGCATCATCCGGGGCACGACGGGCTCGGTGACGCTCGTCCGCGAGAAGGACGGCCCCGTCCTCGGGGTCCACATGGTCGGACTCGGCGTCAGCGAGCTGATCAGCGAGGCGCAGCTCGTCGTCGGCTGGGAGGCCCACCCCGAGGACGTCGCCCCGCTCGTGCACGCCCACCCGTCGCAGGGTGAGGCCCTGGGCGAGGCGGCCATGCTCGCCGCCGGCCGGCCCCTGCACGCGCACGCCTGA
- a CDS encoding leucyl aminopeptidase yields MAQLILGSRSLAAWSGRTLVLGVTGSEPTATASADLPKSAVEHLATVLPALEASTKVGATTSLPAVPGLKAAKVVLVGLGEEPGEGGTDSLRRAAGAAVRAAGTGSVAIALPHEDDADLAAIGEGALAGAYTFTAHKSAPAEQDEQEITVFSSLDRKAAPKEVLETAATIARNVAWARDLVNTAPNLLYPQSFTEQVQQVAKASSGKLKVEVLDDKALLEGGFGGIVGVGQGSSRPPRIVTLSYSPRGKKSHVALVGKGITFDTGGVCIKPSASMATMKSDMAGAAAVAATVVAAAELELDVAVTGYLCLAENMPGGNAQRPGDVVTMRNGMTVEILDTDAEGRMVLADGMALAAESGPDQILDVATLTGACVVALGPHIFGVMGNDEELRTAITEAADRADEPSWPLPLPTALRAGLDSATADIAHKGDRMGGALTAGLFLQEFAKDADGEQIPWAHLDIAGPSFNEGGATGHLPKGGTGVAVGTLLEHIANLD; encoded by the coding sequence GTGGCCCAGCTGATCCTCGGTTCCCGTTCCCTCGCCGCCTGGTCCGGCCGCACCCTCGTCCTGGGTGTCACCGGCTCCGAGCCGACCGCCACCGCGAGCGCGGATCTGCCGAAGTCCGCCGTCGAGCACCTGGCCACGGTTCTGCCTGCCCTCGAGGCCAGCACCAAGGTCGGCGCCACGACGAGCCTGCCGGCCGTCCCGGGCCTCAAGGCCGCCAAGGTCGTGCTCGTGGGCCTCGGTGAGGAGCCGGGCGAAGGGGGGACCGACTCCCTTCGTCGTGCCGCGGGCGCCGCCGTCCGCGCCGCGGGCACCGGATCCGTCGCCATCGCCCTCCCCCACGAGGACGACGCCGACCTGGCCGCCATCGGCGAGGGTGCCCTCGCCGGCGCCTACACCTTCACCGCGCACAAGTCCGCGCCCGCGGAGCAGGACGAGCAGGAGATCACCGTCTTCTCCTCCCTCGACCGCAAGGCCGCGCCCAAGGAGGTCCTCGAGACCGCCGCGACGATCGCGCGCAACGTCGCGTGGGCCCGCGACCTCGTCAACACCGCGCCCAACCTGCTCTACCCGCAGTCCTTCACCGAGCAGGTGCAGCAGGTGGCCAAGGCCTCCTCCGGCAAGCTCAAGGTCGAGGTCCTCGACGACAAGGCCCTGCTCGAGGGCGGCTTCGGCGGCATCGTCGGCGTCGGCCAGGGCAGCAGCCGCCCGCCGCGCATCGTCACCCTCAGCTACAGCCCCCGCGGCAAGAAGTCGCACGTCGCGCTCGTCGGCAAGGGCATCACCTTCGACACCGGCGGCGTGTGCATCAAGCCCTCCGCCAGCATGGCGACGATGAAGTCCGACATGGCCGGTGCCGCCGCCGTCGCGGCCACGGTCGTCGCCGCGGCCGAGCTCGAGCTCGACGTCGCTGTGACCGGCTACCTCTGCCTCGCGGAGAACATGCCGGGCGGCAATGCCCAGCGCCCCGGCGACGTCGTCACGATGCGCAACGGCATGACCGTCGAGATCCTCGACACCGACGCCGAGGGCCGCATGGTCCTCGCCGACGGCATGGCCCTGGCCGCCGAGTCGGGTCCCGACCAGATCCTCGACGTCGCCACCCTCACCGGCGCCTGCGTCGTCGCCCTCGGCCCGCACATCTTCGGTGTCATGGGCAACGACGAAGAGCTGCGCACGGCGATCACCGAGGCCGCCGACCGCGCCGACGAGCCGAGCTGGCCGCTCCCCCTGCCCACAGCCCTGCGCGCCGGCCTCGACTCCGCCACCGCCGACATCGCCCACAAGGGCGACCGCATGGGCGGCGCCCTGACTGCGGGCCTGTTCCTGCAGGAGTTCGCCAAGGACGCCGACGGCGAGCAGATCCCCTGGGCCCACCTCGACATCGCCGGCCCCTCCTTCAACGAGGGCGGCGCCACCGGCCACCTGCCCAAGGGCGGCACCGGCGTCGCCGTCGGCACCCTCCTGGAGCACATCGCCAACCTCGACTGA
- the gcvT gene encoding glycine cleavage system aminomethyltransferase GcvT: MTASDALRTSPIHERHVALDAKMADFGGWEMPIEYPGGGVVAEHTAVRERVGLFDVSHLGKARVAGTGAAELVNSTLTNDLGRISPGKAQYTLCCNESGGVVDDLIAYLRGDDDVFLIPNAANTATVVEMLREAAPEGVEVTDLHEDYVVLAVQGPRSDEVLTSMGLPVDHDYMSFDDAVWEGHDITVCRTGYTGERGYELVAPAAAGLQLWDAIIAAMAPFDGLPCGLGARDTLRTEMGYPLHGNDLSPEITPVMARSAWAVGWDKETFWGKDALVAQRVAKSGPLLRGLLVTGRGIPRSHCAVKTADGTEVGEVTSGTFSPTLKQGIALALLDRSVGEGDEVVIDVRGREVAATVTKPPFVEVQVRQA; encoded by the coding sequence ATGACCGCCAGCGATGCCCTGCGCACCTCACCGATCCATGAGCGCCACGTCGCGCTCGACGCCAAGATGGCCGACTTCGGCGGCTGGGAGATGCCGATCGAGTACCCCGGCGGCGGCGTCGTCGCCGAGCACACGGCCGTGCGCGAGCGGGTCGGGCTCTTCGACGTCAGCCACCTCGGCAAGGCCCGCGTCGCCGGCACCGGCGCCGCCGAGCTGGTCAACTCGACGCTGACCAACGACCTCGGCCGGATCAGCCCCGGCAAGGCGCAGTACACGTTGTGCTGCAACGAGTCCGGTGGCGTCGTCGACGACCTCATCGCCTACCTGCGCGGCGACGACGACGTCTTCCTCATCCCCAATGCCGCCAACACCGCGACCGTCGTCGAGATGCTGCGCGAGGCCGCGCCCGAGGGCGTCGAGGTCACCGACCTGCACGAGGACTACGTCGTCCTCGCGGTCCAGGGGCCCAGGAGCGACGAGGTGCTCACCTCGATGGGCCTGCCCGTCGACCACGACTACATGTCCTTCGACGACGCCGTGTGGGAGGGCCACGACATCACCGTCTGCCGCACCGGCTACACCGGCGAGCGCGGCTACGAGCTCGTCGCCCCGGCCGCCGCCGGCCTGCAGCTGTGGGACGCGATCATCGCGGCGATGGCTCCCTTCGACGGCCTGCCGTGCGGTCTCGGTGCCCGCGACACCCTGCGCACCGAGATGGGCTACCCGCTGCACGGCAACGACCTGTCGCCCGAGATCACCCCGGTCATGGCGCGCTCGGCGTGGGCCGTCGGCTGGGACAAGGAGACCTTCTGGGGCAAGGACGCGCTCGTCGCGCAGCGGGTCGCGAAGTCGGGCCCGCTCCTGCGCGGCCTGCTCGTCACCGGCCGCGGCATCCCGCGCAGCCACTGCGCCGTCAAGACCGCAGACGGCACCGAGGTCGGCGAGGTCACCTCGGGCACCTTCAGCCCGACGCTCAAGCAGGGCATCGCCCTGGCGCTGCTCGACCGGTCGGTCGGCGAGGGCGACGAGGTCGTCATCGACGTGCGCGGGCGTGAGGTCGCCGCCACGGTGACCAAGCCGCCCTTCGTCGAGGTGCAGGTGAGGCAGGCATGA